Sequence from the Cervus elaphus chromosome 19, mCerEla1.1, whole genome shotgun sequence genome:
ccaccAACAAGACAACACACTGCTTATAAATATAGACTGGGGATCTTACTGCTGGGGCTCAAATCAGGCTCCACTATTGACACAGTGTGACCCTCCGTGGCTCAGGAGTCTCTCCCCTCtccactttctcatctgtaacacaGGGATGTtaaacatagggcttccctggtggctcagtggtaaagaatctgcaggcaatgcaggagatgtgggtttgactgTGGATTCAACTCACTGATCCCTGATACCTCGGGAGAAATACTGAGGACTGCACATGCTGACTTAGAAgcaggatttcttttctttcatgcaGGGACTGGCATTACTTTTTAAGTTCTGAAATACAAGTGTAAAGTGCATTAAAGACAGTACAGCTCTAAAAGCTGTCTTCCCACCTGAccgcacacacacatcacacaggtCATCAGCCTCACACTGACCTAGCAAGACTGGCCTGCTGACCCTGCTCATTATGAAGGGACTTGAGGCCTGCAGGGTTTGCTGTGGCCAGAGGTGGAAGCTACGTGAGCCCAAGGCCAACCCCCAGCTCGGTACTCCTTTCTCACAACTGCACCCAAAACCATCACAGGATGAAGCATTCCATTTCTATTCACATATAGAAGCACATTTCTAAAAAAGGGGATCTTTGGAAAAAGGAAGAGACTTTATGTTTaagattgttgctgtttagtccctgtcatgtccaactcttttgtggccccatgaactgtggcctgccaggctcctctgtccatggcatttcccaagcaagaatactggagtgggctgccatttctgtctccaggggatcttcctgacccagggattcaatccacagtcaaacccgcatctcctgcattgcaggtggattctttaccactgagccaccagggaagccctatgtttaagatagctattttaaaatgtgtagatgaaaactgaaaaagaacatgGGCTTTAAAAACGTGGCAGGTGCAGGATAGAAAACAACAGTCTTCCTGTTGAATTTGGGCCTCCAGTGGATGAGCACGCAGACACACAGGGAGGGTATATGTccttagccaagatggatggCATGTGAAAGGCAGCTGAAGGCTCTCTCAACAACACACAGATATTTTATAACCTACCTGTGTTTTTGTGTGCAGATGAACAGGGGACAAAAGCATCTACACACTTTCAAACACTCAAACTGAGGAAATAATATCTTGATGAAAATAAGACAAACTCAAAACAATCATTCTAAaccccatatagtcaaagatttACAAAGAGACTgtacattgtatatgtatattaagagttaactgaaaaaaaaaaaaagagttaactgAGGTTTCATCAATTAAGACTAAACGCAATGGGCCTCTTAAATagttccttggatagcaagggtcaaaccagtcaatcctgagggaaatcaaccctgactattcattggaaggattgatgctgaagttgaagctccagtctttcggccacctgatgtgaagagctgactcactggaaaagaccctgatgctaggaaagactgagggcaggaggagaagggagtggcagatgatgagatggttggatggcatcaccgactcaatggacatgagtttgagcaaactccaggagacagtggaggacagggaagcctggtatgctgtagtccatggggttgcagagagtcggactcaactgagtaactgaacaacaatgatgcATTTCCTATATTCCCCCATGAGCATGTACTACACTGGATTCAGGGGCAACAGTCAAAACTGGCGGTAAAGTCAAAATGACCATGGAAAGAACTAGAAGCAGATAACCACACTTCGTTAAGAGAGTCCTGATGGAATTGGAGCCTACTCCTAACTCCCTCTCCAAAGTCATAAAGACACCTGCAGTCCCCGGCTATGACCATGCAAAGCCTGGGAGACCACTGACAAGTTccagagacacagaaaaaaagTCAGTCAGGGAGGAAAAACAGGGTGGGGGTCACAGCCACCTCACAGGAGCACGTAAGCACAGCCATCAGATACCACAGAGTCGGCATATGCTGTATCCCATTGCTACCCATGCAGTCTGATgtttagaaaatacagagaacCAGTTCAGAGTCAAAGACTATGATGTTACTGCTGTGTTTGGTCTAAAACTAGTCACAGATCTTCTGTCTGATTGTAATCTGGACAccctttaaaaaatgaagcatCAAATTATGTAGCTAGAAAATTCTAATGCCTAGGAAGCTGACTTATTCACTCTGCCTCCTCTCTTACTTATAACGACCATGAAAACCTTACTCTTTGGTGGGCTCTGCTTCTTGGGGTTCGGTGGTAAtcccttttcattctttcctgatTCTGCAGAGAGAGAAACTGCAGGAGCAAGTCCTCGAAACACGCCTGCTTCCAGAAGCACAGTCTGACAAAAGAATGGCACAACAATAGAAATTTTGGAGTAATACCATTTATAACATCTATTACGGCATGAAAATTATGAATAGTATTATCGCGACATATAAATGCTGTGAATTCATATGGCATATTTCTAACAGTTATGATAATTTTCAGCATCTACATATATTATGGAaagtttggaaaatacaaaaaaacttcGAGCAAAAAACGCCTGAGTTCAAGGACAGTCACTACTAACATTCGAGTATTTCTTCCAAAGTGACTTTCTCCTAAGCATATTTTTTTGTAGTCTCCAATTACCTATCAATCTACAAAATACTTGattcttttcataaaatgttttcctGTGCTTAGAATATAAAGCAGAAGCACAATCTAGCCACTAAAAATGCTACTGAAGATGAAAAACAGTTGCTTCAAAACTGTCTACTATATACTGTAAGTGAACACTTCACACTTCACgagtgttcattcactcagtataTACTCACTAAGCCTACTATGTGCTAGACACAGAACACAGGCACCTACAGTACCCACATGAAGGTGAAGCATTTGTTTTTTCTGGTTAtgacgtcagttcagttcagttgctcaggagtgtctgactctttgtgaccccatgaaccgcaacatgccaggcctccctgtccatcaccaactccccgagtctacctaaacccatgtccattgagttggtgatgccatccaaccatctcatcctctgtcgtccccttctcctcctgccctcaatctttcccagcgtcagggtcttttcaaatgagtcagctcttcgcatcaggtggccaaagtattggagttgcagcttcaacatcagtccttccaatgaacacccaggactgatgtcctttaggatggactggttggatctccttgcagtccaagggactctcaagggtcttctccaacaccatagttcaaagagcatcaattcttcggcactcagctttctttatagttcaactctcacatccatacatgactaccggaaaaaccatagccttgactagacggacctttgttgacaaagtaatgtatctgctttttaatatgctgtctaggtgtgataaatttccttccaaggagtaatcatcttttaatttcatggctgcaatcaccatctgcagtgattttggagtcccaaaaaataaagtcagccactgtgtatatgtattcATGAAAGCTTGAAAAATGAACTGGGCCAagatatgaaaaggaaaacagtggCCTCTCTCACAACAGAGGCCCCCTCCATTATCTGTATTTTGCAACGATTAGAATAGTTACTGCTTTTGTCAAAAGAGTCATTTTTAATACAGTGAAGTGGACTTAGCTTTGTCCAGATGGAAAaagttctttctccttttcatttcacagatgaggtaaCCTAAGCTAGCTTCTGAGTGGCTGCCTAGTTACCAGGTCAACCAGGTTCTTGAAAGTTCCCTTATTTCCCCTTGGGCTAAATAACAGAGACACTGACCCCAAGGATTCTGGCGGGGCTCCGCGCGGGACACCTGCGGCCCCTACACCTGTCCGTGGCCTGGCTGCACACCGGAGGCTCCTGGGGATAGGGGTCCAGAGGGGGCGGTGGCCGGGGTCGCCGGGACCGTCGTTGCTCCCAGGCCTGGCTCCTAATCCCCCCAGGCCAGGTTCCCGAACCCTCACCCCAGGCCCGCCGACCCCGGAAGCGGAGTCAACGGCATCCCCGGGCGGCTGGAGGTGACCGTCAGGCCGCAGGTCTTGCCCCGCCCTCCGCGGTCTCCCGGGGCTCCGCGAGCTCCCGGCCGCCGGTCTGGCCCCTCTTTACCTTCAGCGCCCCGGCTCGTCCTTGCCGTAGCAGAAGCGAGGCCGCCATGGCTGTGACTCGGGCGCCAACAGGACGACCCTCCCGCCGAGCAGAGGTCGCACCAGACTGACGCGACGCGGCACCAGCACTGCCGCCTGAGGGCCCGCCCCTTCGGATGATGGGGCCAATCACAGGCAGTGAAGGGGCGGGGCACGGCAATGGCTGCTGCGCGCGCACCACCGCCGAAGACCTGCGCGCGCATCACCGTAGCCTCCAGGTTCCCGGCGGAGCAGCTCGGGGCCAGGCTCCCGGGAGGAGCCGCCAATCACAGGCGGAGGGTTTCCGCTGACCGCGGCCGCGCGGCAGGATGGGTGCTGGGCCGCCAAAGCGGTCTTTGTGGGTGTCACTTCCAGTCCTCCGACCGGCGTGGTCACCCTGCAGGGCAGCATCAGGTTGGACCGTGGACGCTCTTTGACCTGTGAGCACCGTAGTTCCAGAACCAAGGGGACGAGAAATGCAAGCTTTAGTTTACCTGTTTGTAGCACACGAGGCAAAGCTCTCTCCTCCGAACCCTCCTCTGTTAGGTATAAACTTGGGTAGGGGTAGTTAGTTATTGACCTCCTTCTCACCCTGTCGATCGTGCCTTCACGCGTCTCTGCGGCATGCCTGGTCACTGGAAGTATCCCGTTCAAGAGGAGCGGACCCCTACCTCAGCTCCACCAGGAGAGGCCCTCCACTTGGCTGGAGACTCATTCGGGTGGCAAGATAAATGGGTAGAACAGGTCCAACAGGAAACCCTGCCccatttggtttaaaaaaaaaaaaaaagcaaccacaTAGGATTAACAGAAACTGGTGACTAACAAGATTCTTGAGCTTGTCAGAGTAGC
This genomic interval carries:
- the NDUFV3 gene encoding NADH dehydrogenase [ubiquinone] flavoprotein 3, mitochondrial isoform X3, which produces MAASLLLRQGRAGALKTVLLEAGVFRGLAPAVSLSAESGKNEKGLPPNPKKQSPPKKPASATPTEPFDNTTYKNLQHHDYSTYTFLDLNLDLSKFRMPQPSSGRESPRH